One Methanocellales archaeon DNA segment encodes these proteins:
- a CDS encoding DNA-directed RNA polymerase subunit A' — translation MASTKRIKKIKFGLLSPQEIRKMGVTKIITADTYDDDGYPIEMGLMDPRLGVIDPGLRCRTCGGRPGECPGHFCRIELVAPVVHVGFAKLVRKILRATCRKCGRLLLEENVKKSYLDQIKLLNKLGQPYDETVKNVFKDAIKASSCPYCGETQMDIKFEQPTSYVEDGHKLMPADIRDRFERIPDEDIEVFGMDPKNARPEWMILRVLPVPPVTTRPSITLESGQRSEDDLTHKLVDIIRINQRFQENREAGAPQLIIEDLWELLQYHVTTFLDNEVSGVPPARHRSGRPLKSLSQRLKGKEGRFRGSLSGKRVNFSARTVISPDPNLSISEIGVPIQIAKELTIPMNVNSRNLEECKKYVLGGPNNYPGANYVRRLDGRRVKVIDENRAELSEMLVPGCKIDRQLKDGDLVLFNRQPSLHRMSIMAHKVKVMPYQTFRINPAVCPPYNADFDGDEMNLHVLQTEEARAEAKILMKVEENILSPRFGGPIIGGIHDHISGMFLLTRGNVTFDKHNALELLKKSDFIDFPDPAGYEGGKPYWTGKQIFSQLLPRGLNLTYKSKMCDNCEVCKREECKKDAYVVIRDGNLLCGTVDEIGIGAFAGKILDRLIKEYGAIEAGKFLDNVTRLSIRMITRIGFSFGIDDEDIPSDAQEQIHDIILNAEDRVKRLIEAYEAGDLDPLPGRTIDETVELKIMQELGKARNQAGDIAGYHLGVDNSAVVMAISGARGSMLNLTQMAACVGQQSVRGERIQRGYMERTLPHFCTGDLGADAHGFVKSSYKKGLSPIEFFFHAMGGREGLVDTAVRTSQSGYLQRRLINALQDLEVKYDGTVRETRGQIVQFVYGDDGVDPSKSDYGKSVNVRRIIQNVTGEVVEG, via the coding sequence ATGGCAAGTACGAAGAGAATTAAAAAGATCAAATTCGGTCTTCTTTCCCCTCAGGAAATCCGAAAGATGGGTGTCACGAAAATCATTACAGCAGATACCTATGATGATGACGGTTATCCTATTGAAATGGGATTGATGGACCCTCGCTTAGGGGTTATAGATCCCGGACTAAGATGCAGAACTTGCGGTGGGCGCCCAGGTGAATGCCCCGGGCACTTTTGCCGTATTGAGCTGGTAGCTCCGGTCGTTCATGTCGGATTCGCTAAATTAGTTCGCAAAATATTGCGGGCGACGTGCAGAAAGTGCGGTCGTCTGTTGCTAGAAGAAAACGTTAAGAAAAGTTATCTTGATCAAATCAAGCTTTTGAACAAGTTGGGTCAACCCTATGATGAAACTGTAAAGAATGTGTTCAAAGATGCGATTAAGGCAAGCTCCTGCCCGTATTGCGGGGAAACTCAAATGGATATTAAGTTTGAGCAGCCAACGAGTTACGTGGAAGATGGGCATAAATTAATGCCGGCAGATATACGCGATCGATTTGAGCGCATCCCTGATGAGGACATCGAGGTTTTTGGGATGGACCCCAAAAATGCCAGACCAGAATGGATGATACTCAGAGTATTGCCAGTCCCTCCAGTTACTACACGTCCCTCAATTACCTTGGAGAGTGGGCAGCGTTCTGAAGACGATCTGACACATAAATTGGTTGATATCATCCGTATCAATCAGCGATTTCAGGAAAATAGGGAAGCCGGGGCCCCTCAGCTGATAATAGAGGACCTGTGGGAGTTGCTCCAGTACCATGTGACGACTTTCTTGGACAATGAGGTTTCAGGTGTCCCTCCAGCTCGACATCGTTCTGGGAGGCCACTGAAGTCTTTGTCTCAGCGGCTAAAGGGCAAAGAAGGGCGGTTTAGGGGCAGTCTTTCTGGTAAGAGAGTCAATTTTTCAGCCCGGACGGTTATATCTCCGGATCCAAATCTCAGCATTAGTGAGATAGGTGTTCCTATTCAGATTGCAAAAGAGCTGACGATTCCGATGAACGTGAACTCTCGTAACTTGGAGGAATGCAAGAAGTATGTTCTTGGGGGTCCAAATAATTATCCCGGCGCCAATTATGTTCGACGTCTCGATGGGCGAAGAGTTAAAGTCATAGATGAGAACAGGGCTGAACTGTCAGAAATGCTTGTGCCAGGATGTAAGATCGACAGGCAACTAAAAGACGGGGATCTGGTTCTGTTTAACCGTCAACCCTCTTTACACAGGATGAGCATAATGGCGCATAAAGTTAAGGTCATGCCTTATCAGACCTTCAGAATAAACCCGGCCGTTTGTCCTCCTTACAACGCAGATTTCGATGGGGATGAGATGAACTTGCACGTTCTGCAGACTGAGGAGGCTAGGGCGGAAGCGAAAATCCTGATGAAAGTGGAAGAAAACATCTTGTCTCCTAGATTTGGTGGGCCCATCATTGGGGGGATACATGACCACATATCTGGCATGTTCTTATTAACACGCGGCAATGTTACTTTTGATAAGCATAACGCATTAGAGTTGCTGAAAAAATCAGACTTCATAGACTTCCCGGACCCTGCTGGTTATGAGGGCGGCAAACCATACTGGACTGGCAAGCAGATATTCTCTCAGCTCCTTCCAAGGGGACTTAACTTAACCTATAAGTCAAAGATGTGTGATAACTGTGAGGTTTGCAAGAGAGAAGAATGCAAGAAGGACGCATACGTTGTGATCCGAGATGGAAATCTATTATGTGGAACAGTCGATGAGATCGGCATAGGTGCTTTTGCAGGTAAAATTCTGGATAGACTAATTAAGGAGTATGGCGCTATTGAGGCAGGAAAGTTCTTGGATAATGTTACCCGTTTATCCATCCGGATGATCACACGCATCGGCTTTAGCTTTGGCATTGATGACGAAGATATTCCAAGTGATGCGCAGGAGCAGATTCATGATATCATCCTGAATGCTGAAGATAGGGTAAAGCGGTTGATCGAGGCATATGAGGCAGGAGATCTTGATCCATTGCCTGGCAGGACAATAGACGAAACGGTGGAGTTGAAGATCATGCAGGAGCTTGGAAAGGCAAGAAACCAGGCAGGCGATATCGCGGGTTATCACCTTGGTGTGGACAATTCGGCGGTAGTTATGGCGATTTCAGGAGCTAGAGGCAGTATGCTTAATTTAACGCAAATGGCTGCATGTGTGGGTCAGCAATCTGTCAGAGGTGAGCGAATCCAGAGGGGATACATGGAGAGAACCCTCCCGCACTTTTGTACAGGAGATCTAGGTGCTGATGCTCATGGTTTTGTAAAATCCAGTTACAAAAAAGGGCTTAGCCCGATAGAATTCTTTTTCCATGCGATGGGTGGTAGGGAAGGTCTTGTTGACACGGCAGTCCGAACATCTCAGTCCGGTTATCTCCAAAGAAGACTTATCAATGCTTTACAGGATCTAGAGGTTAAATACGACGGAACTGTCCGAGAGACAAGGGGGCAAATAGTGCAATTCGTTTATGGGGATGACGGAGTAGACCCCTCTAAGAGCGACTACGGAAAGTCCGTGAATGTGCGTAGGATAATACAGAACGTCACCGGCGAAGTTGTGGAGGGATAA